The following coding sequences lie in one Moritella viscosa genomic window:
- a CDS encoding membrane protein has product MECVMSTRKHKRKAAKHSHKHQGLKASAKQTDFVSTHPRVSMFTGSLLIVIGLFLLIMGIGSDAQFGLAMLSMAIGTIVIFFARSALPKKAIKVIK; this is encoded by the coding sequence TTGGAGTGTGTTATGTCAACAAGAAAACATAAACGTAAAGCAGCAAAGCATTCGCATAAACATCAAGGTTTAAAGGCATCGGCTAAACAGACTGATTTTGTTAGTACACATCCTCGTGTATCGATGTTCACTGGCTCATTACTTATTGTTATAGGTCTGTTTTTACTCATAATGGGAATAGGGAGTGACGCTCAGTTTGGATTGGCTATGTTATCAATGGCTATCGGCACAATAGTTATCTTTTTCGCGAGATCAGCTTTGCCTAAGAAGGCGATAAAGGTAATTAAATAA